CTTACTTGCAAAACAAGGAAGTTGgtcctctaaggtccctcctagcctCCAAATCTAGGAGTCTAGCCAATTCTCCAAGGAGGACTGAGTTCTGATAGAACCCTAggattctcctccctcccttttgggCACTATACTGGGAAATACTCAGTTTTCACCCTTACCAGTCAAATTGGCACAACTGCCTGTTTTAGAATCTCCAGGTCACTAACAGCCAGCccagaaaaaaatgtacaaaatccAATGGAGACGACTGGAGCAGAAGCTGAGAATTGAATACCCCAAGCTATTCAGACAGGGACCCAGTGCCAAGGGAGAGAATGCGCCCAGCAGATGAGAAGCAACTTGGGACCACGCTGGCACTCTCCAATCGCACTGAGCACCCACAGTTACTGCTCGGAGCTTTGATTAGCCCAGAGAATGAGGGTCCACCTCAGAAAAACTGTCAAGAAAGGCTCTCTCTGAAATAAGGAAATCAGGCGTTGCCTAGAATGCTATTTTTAGATCAGAGAACTGGGTGCTCTGGCTGTAGGGGATGATAATAATCAGGAAGCAATGAGGGAAAAGGTCAAAGAGGAGAATTGGGCAAGTTGAGTCTTCGGTGGaagataaatttaattcaataaacatttattaaatacctaatacATACCAAGTCCTGTACTACATCCTGGGAAGATACAGAAAATAAagccatccctgccctcaaggagcttatactctacACATTTTAACACTCCTAATATACATAAGTAATAACTATTTTTGACAATTGGATACTAAAATATtgatatgtattttcttttttaaaaattagtgaaGGGAGGGCAGGTTTCCTTAGCAGTCTTTTCCTTACTAAGAAAACCTCAAGGAGAAGGAAGTATGCTGTCCTGTAGGGGATAGGACTCTGGTCCTGAGTCTGGGGAGCTGAATTCAAGTCCTAACTCAGCTAAATCCTCCCCTGGACTACAGGCAAGTCTGTACATCTCTCCCAAGCACCAGTCGTAAAATGAACTTAATAACCATTTCCTACCTCCCACTTCACCAGGcagatgtgaggatcaaataatatgcAGAAGGTAAAGACCTCTGTAAGTGTTAAAGAGCTACAtcatgctagctattatttttattgatgccCTGGATAGAGCTACactgtcatttttttcagtcaccCAATAATTGTTCATGGAAAAACTACAGTCCACTGGGACCAGACTTGTGGCACCACCAAGCCAAAGAATAACATGGAGGTCATCCAGGCTCCAGCTCCAAGATCACCCAGTGGGTTTCTCTTCCAGACAAGCCACAAGTCCTCTTGCCTCCATCCTATTTGCAAATCTAAATTggcaaatgtttattgagtgccCACTGTGTGTTAGGGAATAAAAGAGGATGAAGGTCCCTGTAATCTTGGTGGCATCCCATTTTGGTCCTCATTTCACAGACTAGAAAATGGGGCAGAAAAGTGAGGGGAAGGTCAAGGGCTTGGGACAAGTCAAAAAGTGGAACAGGAAGGGAGATTTGAGCTCACCTAGCTCCATTTTGAGAGATCGTTTGCACCCCCCCACCCTGCCCACTTTGAGGCAAGACCTAGACACTTTTTTTAGACACTTCAGAACTAATCCCACAGCTACAGGTGCCCCTGGTAACGTGTcacaataataaaaatcacaggatcatagattgagaccTACAACAAATGTTAAAGGACATCTGgtctaaacccctcattttatagatgagacaactGAAGCCCAGAAGAGGAAGTGACTGGCTGAAAATCTCTCAAGCATTGAGTGGctaagtcaggattcaaacccaagacccTCTGACTTTAGTTCCAACATCCTTTCTACTACACCATATTGCCCATTCTGGTAATATTATTTCCTGATCAAAATGTGGAATGACAGCCATCTAggttagagctagaaaagatgaACCCAGAAGAACTGAgccaagagagaaaagaattgggagaaaattttattttcaaaaattattctcattgaggacagctaggtggctcagtggatagagagccaggaattcctgggttcaaatctggcctcagacacttcctggttgtgtgaccctgggtaagtcacataactcctattgcctaaaccttaccactcttctccctaggaaccaatacatagtattgtttctaaaataaaaggaaagattgaaaaaaaatattctcatcaCCTCACATCCCCAACACACACATGTAACTTCCCCAAAATAATTGTGATTCCCTTTAAAATTCCATCAGTAATTGTCTGACTGTTGTTCCAGTTACATGACTTTGTTTCCCTTATATgtctttttcccttattttagattttagaaGTTGATTCTCCCCTAAAAGACAATCTTTGGAGCCTCCCCAGTTGTAGATGATCTAAAGGGCAAGGAGATTGCTTCTTAGATTTGCTTTCCAAGTTAGGGTGCAAATGAACCCATTGATTACTCCCACCACACAATGTTTCCTACAACCTTGCCTACTTCATATAAAAACAAGGATAAGCCAAGGCAAGGATGGAGCAGCACTAGGTCTGGGAGCAAGGGAAAAGGGTCTGAGACAGAAGAGTCTCACCAATCTCTACAGCAGGCTAATATGGTACAGAATTCCTGATGCAATGATTCTCTTaacctttctctctccattaaaCTCTATCATATAGTGTTATAAAGGGGCCATAGTGAAATCAGCATCATCTCCAGCCTCCAATCACTGATCACACAGAAATCAAGTCCAATCCCCCAGCATCCTTCAGGCTCATCACCTTTGATCCAGTAGGTCCCCAGTATACCAGAGTTATGTCATTGGAATACAGTCCATCTGTTGTGTCCATCtctcccaagaaggacacttggCATCCTCATGCACAGAAAACACATCACCTTATTCTATGTTATCTtgcatttagaaaaagaaaaagaaaaaaacatttaatgcCCTCTGATCTCTTTTTCGTTTCTGTTTTTTCATCCTTTAGGCAGGTTGCAAAAGGTTGAGAACCACATTATTCTTGCAATGGAAATTAACTTCACAACAGAGGCAAAAACTGATCACTACCACATTCAGTATCATATTTCACAGAAAACTGTGTACGTTTTTTCCCCATACAGGACATACTTCaaagtaacaaaataattttaacaaccGTAGTGTTCCTTCTTCCCATGAGACGTAGATTGTTTTTCCCTTATGGTACATAAATAGGAGAAAAGTAGTCTTTGAATATTTACGTCCAGAGGTTCTTGGCTTGTTGTAGTTGGTGTGCATGTGTggggtgtgtgggtgtgtgtatgtgtgtatggtgTGTGTGGGTTTTTTGACTTATGTTCCGACAGCcctaattttcattttctctccatcCCCGGGCGTTCTTCCCAAATTTATATACCAATCTCCGTCCATCCACACGTTCCAGGATTTCTCGTTtataataatatctgtaaagaggaAAATATCCAAGAGGATTGGTTAGGTCTGAATTGGTGAAACACTGGAGCATGGAAGACAAGAGTGTAAGTAGGGTGAAAACAGTTGGCACTTTGTCTCGGGGCATCAAAATTTGAGGGAGCTGAAACAACTTTCAGTCCTTCGGCAATAAGCAAATAAAAGAACTTGGCACCTTTGTGGACAGAGAGCGACTCTCCCACTTATCCCAGCACCAATGAATAGAAGCCATGAGATGGTTTCCCAAGGTCTCTCTAACTGCCCCTTCTCCAGTATATACATCAAGGACAAATTCTTAGCCTCTCCTTCTGCTGAGGGTGTCCTTGAAGACATTTGCCCCAGAAGATAACATTATAAGAATCAACAATTTAGGGTTGGAAgagtccttagagatcatctagctccctcatttaacagatggagaaactgaggcatggagaggaAAGAGGACTTTCTGGAGGTCAAACCAGTCCTACTGCCCCACCAGGGTGGGTAGAGATTGGAATCTAGGCTCTCTCACTCCAGATTCAGCCCTCCCTCCAGGTCTCTGGGCTAGCTATGACTTTATAAGTAGACATTCAGTTTTTATGGCACTCTAGGTCTCTGAAATCATTTACCTCATAGCTCGGCTGAGTTTTTCATAGGTCATACTACTAttgttcttcttttttccccagagCTGAGCTACTGCCTCCGATTTCAAGAACCTGAAGATGCCCTCAGATCGGTCTTCCCACTTTATCAAGCCTGGGTTCTTTTCTGGGTTCAGTAGAATATCTCGGATGAACTCCCACAAATGAGTCCCTCGAGGGTCTAAGGAAGAAAGCAGAGACAATTCATCACCAGGGAGTGAAGGaatgtcttgtttttgttttgttttttaagcctttatgttctatcttagaatcactactgaaGATTGACTTTAAGGCAGAAAAGGCAGTGACTTGCCAGCATTacccagctggaaagtgtctgaggtcagatttgaacctgttacctcctgtctccaaacctggctctctatccactgagccacctagctgccctgagtgAGGAAATGTTAACATGTTCTAACCACTTCAATTGCTACTCCTGTAGAATGTCAAcattttgagggcagagattattacttttttgtttgttttgcttttacaatgtctggcacatagtaggtgtttaatcatTGCTCATAGAATTTAAGTGAAGTGAATTGgatcctcctttttgtcatttccttttagaTGTCTTCTCCtataaaaatgtaaactccttgagggtagggactatctttcttgttgcttgtatttgtatcctcagcacctggAAATAATGGCTTGTTAACTGATCTTTGTTTAGATAAGGGTTAAATTTGATGACCTTTCAGGTATCGTCCCACTCTGAAATTAGGGGATTCTTCCCCTTAACACATGGGATATGTTCTTCAGTTCAGCATACaattattaaggacctactatgtgcataacacagtgcctgaaacattcCAATGTGGATATTAGCTGAGGACTGAAGGATGGACTGGAGGACCACCATGTTAAACTCATCAAGTCACTTCTACATTCCAGTTTATGCTTCTACTGACACTCCCTCTCCTCCTGGTCCCCAAGCCCATGTCCATGGCTTCATCCTTCTGTCAGCACAGAGGAGAGCCAAATCTACCTCCTCCATCTTAGACCTTGAAAATAAACATCTCTTTCCTGCAGGTATGAGTATCTTTAGGAAAGATGGACAACAGAAAGAAAGCGAGAGATACCATCCATGCCCAAATCCCTCTTCATGCCAACCTCTTATAGAGTTTCCAAGAAAGGAACCCCAACACCATTAAAATGccaactccttaagggcagagactatgTTTGCATTTCTTCCTATCCCCAGTACTTCCAAGGGTGCTTAATAAGtggttattgattgattgatggtaaaccctaataaatacttattgacagACTAACGCTGGATGTCCAGAGAGCCTCACTTGCTGGATAACTTCCACAAAAATCAACATGGCGAAGTGTATGGGAAAGTCAATGATGATTAGCTATGGGAAACGACCAGTTGGCCCCCAAATGTCAGCTCATACAAGGGGGAACTGGAGAGCGGCTAGGGAGCAGTATTGAttagaagatggaaggtaagggtttaaaaaaaggatgggAACAATTTCTAGAGTATCTaccatgttctaggcactgtgcacacaaatacaaaagtgaaacagtccttGTTTCAAGGTGTTTCTCTTCTGCTGGAAATGGTCCTTCTGGTCTATGGCTAAGGGTAATACACTCTCCTATGACTCCATGTGCTAGAGGAGTAAGGAACAGAGTCTCATGTGGACCGTTCACATCAGGCATCCGTGTATATCAGTAGCATCTGAGCTGGGCTTTAGAAAACAGATAAGGATTCAGCAggtgaaagaggaagggaagacagAGAAATCAAGGCAAACAAAGGCAAGGAAGTCTGAAAGATCAGACCCATTAGGGAAATAGAAAGTGGTCCAGttcaaaaagttggaaaatgagggggtgccctccAATTagaaaatggatgaacaaactgtagtatctgttggtgatggaatactatagtgttcaaaggaatgatgaactggagggattccacgtgaacttgaatgacctccgggaattgatgcagagcgaaaggagcagaaccaggagaacactgtatacagagactgatacactgtggcacaatcgaatgtaatggacttctctactagcagcaatgcaattatccaggacaatccagaggaacttatgagaaagtaaactctccacattcagaggaagaactgtgggagcagaaatgcagaagaaaaaaactacttgatcacatgggtcgatggggataggattggggatgtagactctaaatgaccagccaagtgcaaatatcaataatatggaaatcttgatcagtgacacatgtaaaacccagtggaattgcacgtcagttatgggaaggggttggggagaggggagggaaagaacatgaatcttgtaaccatggaaaaatattctaagttaactaattaaataaaattttcaaaaaaaaaaaagtggtccaATTCAGCAAGGGTATTAGATCCATAGAGGGAGAAAGGACTAGAAACTAGGTCAGGTAATGTTATCCTGTaagatggtctttttttttatccttactttctgtcttagaatcagaacatctataaaatgagagggttgagaaggtagctaggtagctcagtagatgggGAGTCACACCTAAAAATAGGAGGTCCTATTttccaatctggtctcaaatacttcctagccgtgtgaccctgggcaagtcacagaatTCCAAGTAtcagttataaggcagaagagcagtaagggttaggcaactggggttaagtgacttgcccagggtcacccagctagaaagtatctgaggccagacttgaactgaggtcctcttatcttcaagtctggctctctatgcactgtgctacctacctgcccttctGTAGAGGGTTTTCAATGCTAGTCAGAGGAGTCTGGCCTTGACTCCTGGGTCACACAGGGACCACTTACTGTGTTTTTTGGTGTGAGATTTGGCTGGGTGCTCCTGCTCCTTTTTTAAATCCGGTGAATCTGCTGAGGAAGAACAAAGAATACACTCAGGTTACATACTTTccattattctttttcatttaaataatacaaaaatgcaaataaatgccTGTTATAAAGAGAGATGGCTTTCAAACTGAGACAGATCCCCTTTTTTTTTGGCATGCAAAGTTATATTTTAATCAGCCTGACAAAGGAGCCATTGATGAGATCTGGGTGACTACAGAAACATATAGATTAGTTTAACAAAAGAATGAGTCACTGTGGGCCTTGTGCCTGTCACTAAGGGGGAAATAAAAGACAACCTAGGCACACAAATCAAGTtaaaactgtaaaatggagaggagCTTGTCTTCTGGGTAtcgttgggggggggggggggaggagccTCAAATAAAGAATGATCCCTAAACCCAAGGCAGTCCTAGCAAGAAAAGTGACATGGAGGGAAGACTGCTAagccttggagtcagaggaactgggtttgaACCACTCTCTGACCTTAAGGAATTCTCTTTGgccctctgggtctcagttgcctcttttctaaaatgtggggcagctgggtggctcagtggattgagaattaagcctagaaataggaggtcctgggttcaaatctgatatcagacacttcctagctgtgtgatcctggtcaagtcacttacccctgacTGTTTacccctcactgctcttctgccttagatcccatacatactattgattctaagatggaaggtaagagttaaaaaaaaaaaagacattatccTAATTGCTCAGATCCTCTAGGTCTTTATCTATCTCATCTCCTCTGCTCTTCCAGAgaggtcagtgctattattaCTTCCTTACAGGTGCAGAAACCAGGGCTCAATAAGGTTATTATTCGCCCAAGGTGACAAAGCTAATAAGAATCTAAGGAAGGATCCAAACTCTGGATCTCCTTCTTCTCTGCTTTTCATCTGAATTCATTCCCCCACACAAGGGCTCCCCAGATGTCTCATCAGAGCACTGAGGGGACCTTGGGGTCTTGAAGACCATGCCAACCTGAAGGAGCAACCTGAAGTTCAAGCAAGGCTTTATGCAGTGTATCAGTCATCAGGGGGCCAGTCAAGTTAAATTGAGAGGGTCAGCTAGCTGCTGGACCACAGCAACTCCAGAAGAATTTACTAAGACATGGCCTGGGGCCATGTTTGAGTCAGTGGCATTGGCCTCCTTTGGGTTCCCCACACAAGATATCCCATCTGCAGACTGAGCTTTTTCATTGCCTGTTCTCCATTGCCGGAATTCTCTCCtgcctcatctctgcctcctggcttccttggcttcaCTCAAGACccaactaaaatcttaccttcaaCTAGAAGTCTTTTCTAATCATCCTTAAGGCTAGTGGCTTCCTCCTGGTGCCTATGTCCAGTTTCTCCTGTCTCTGTCTGGTTTATACACACTTGTCTGCAAGTTGCCTCCCtctttagactataagctcctggagggcagggattgtctttagTTTCATTTGGGTATTGTCCCTTTTTCTGTATTTGCATtccttaatacagtgcctggtactTGGTAGggacttaatatatgtttatcaATTTGACTTGAGTAGTAGAGCTATGGGACTGGGTGACTGAAGAGAATTCTAGCCCATATAGAAACCTAGCTCTTTTGACATATAAGCAAAAATGGATAGCTTGGCAGCGGCTTGATGGATACAGATCCAGGGTTGGAGatgagagggcctgggttcaaatctagtctcagatacttcctaactgtgtgaccctggacaagtcacttaatccccattttctagtccttatcactcttctgccttagaaccagtattaattctaaaacataaagtaagataaggaaagagagagagaaggagagaaggagagaaagagaaagagagagagaaagagagaaagggagagagagagaaagaaagagagaaagagagaaagaaagagagaaagagagaaagaaagagagaaagagagaaagagagaaagagagaaagagagaaagagagaaagagagaaagagagaaagagagaaagagagaaagagagaaagagagaaagagagaaagagagaagagaaagaaagaaagaaagaaagaaagagaaagaaagaaagaaagaaagaaagaaaggagggaaggagggaaggagggaaggagggaaggagggaaggagggaaggagggaaggagggaaggagggaaggagggaaggagggaaggagggaaggaagggaaaaaaagaaataaagggaaggagggaaggaggaaagaaaggacgGCTAG
This DNA window, taken from Monodelphis domestica isolate mMonDom1 chromosome 6, mMonDom1.pri, whole genome shotgun sequence, encodes the following:
- the LOC100023504 gene encoding ETS homologous factor, giving the protein MILEGSGVMNLNSSNHLLHQQPAWTDSYPTCNGRRTLALGGVKGLVPFPHTPRECETESQKIGYNCYQPCIAEALTATSLGTARRLGGNGCTPADSPDLKKEQEHPAKSHTKKHNPRGTHLWEFIRDILLNPEKNPGLIKWEDRSEGIFRFLKSEAVAQLWGKKKNNSSMTYEKLSRAMRYYYKREILERVDGRRLVYKFGKNARGWRENEN